In Salisediminibacterium beveridgei, one DNA window encodes the following:
- a CDS encoding ABC transporter substrate-binding protein: MKHSHSLSMLFISGTMMLAACNPPSAAHDREVIRIGHLPITHAAPLYFTKEYEDELLPGYELELVRFSSWVELMDALNTGRIDGASVLFELGMKAKERGIDISAVALGHREGNAIVAGHDIDSASDLEGETVAVPHTLSAHNLLLDEMLRRAGLDYDSVNMVEMPPPEMPAALAEDRISSYIVAEPFGALGVTLDTGHVLHQSNEFCPNNCLCCALVLRDDFMEASPELADQFIQGYLEAGQIADAGDAEALEVHKNYLTVDEDALDLSLGWIEYGDLEIREDEYSFLQERLVDMGLSDDPPDYDDFILTDYFDEEEES; this comes from the coding sequence ATGAAACACTCACATTCACTTTCGATGCTCTTTATCTCCGGAACCATGATGCTCGCAGCCTGCAACCCCCCTTCTGCAGCCCATGACCGTGAAGTTATCCGCATCGGGCATCTGCCGATCACACACGCCGCACCGCTTTATTTCACGAAGGAATATGAGGATGAACTCCTGCCCGGATACGAGCTTGAGCTGGTCCGTTTCAGCAGCTGGGTCGAACTGATGGACGCGTTGAATACCGGCCGGATCGACGGGGCTTCCGTCCTCTTTGAACTGGGCATGAAAGCAAAAGAAAGAGGCATTGATATCAGTGCAGTCGCCCTCGGCCACAGAGAAGGAAACGCCATCGTCGCCGGGCATGATATCGACAGTGCCAGCGACCTGGAAGGCGAAACCGTTGCCGTCCCTCATACCCTCTCGGCTCATAATCTGCTGCTTGACGAAATGCTCAGACGAGCAGGCCTCGATTATGACAGTGTCAACATGGTGGAGATGCCGCCGCCGGAAATGCCTGCGGCCCTGGCTGAAGACCGCATTTCAAGCTACATCGTCGCCGAGCCTTTTGGAGCACTTGGTGTCACCCTTGACACCGGACATGTCCTGCACCAGTCCAATGAGTTCTGCCCGAACAATTGCCTGTGCTGTGCTCTCGTTCTCCGGGACGATTTCATGGAGGCATCACCTGAGCTGGCGGATCAGTTCATTCAAGGGTACCTTGAAGCGGGACAAATTGCAGACGCCGGGGACGCTGAAGCCCTCGAAGTGCACAAGAATTACCTCACCGTGGATGAAGACGCGCTGGATCTGTCCTTAGGCTGGATCGAGTACGGTGATCTGGAAATCCGGGAAGATGAATACTCCTTTTTACAGGAACGCCTCGTTGACATGGGGTTATCCGATGATCCGCCGGATTACGATGATTTTATTTTGACCGATTACTTTGATGAAGAGGAGGAGAGCTGA
- a CDS encoding DUF4242 domain-containing protein, with protein MALYLIESSLEGKVENESAFEQKVSDLETNLSAGELIEVQTATDFTRVFFIFEASEEKALTAELEKAGVPVQLTKEVRIVGQDLEEAKKQKEKINYLVEWNLPEDLSMDQYLERKKKNSVHYAEVPEVSFSRTYVCEDMSKCLCFYDAPDDEAVVKAREAVKAPIDDITRLSSRKK; from the coding sequence ATGGCACTTTATTTAATTGAATCATCATTAGAGGGAAAAGTTGAAAACGAATCCGCATTTGAACAAAAGGTCAGTGACCTTGAAACGAACCTGTCTGCCGGTGAACTCATCGAAGTGCAGACGGCCACCGATTTCACCCGTGTCTTCTTCATTTTTGAAGCGAGTGAGGAAAAAGCGCTGACAGCCGAACTTGAGAAAGCCGGCGTTCCGGTTCAGTTGACGAAGGAAGTCCGCATCGTCGGGCAGGACCTTGAAGAAGCGAAAAAACAAAAAGAGAAAATCAATTATCTGGTGGAATGGAATCTGCCGGAAGATTTATCCATGGATCAGTATCTCGAAAGAAAGAAGAAGAATTCCGTTCATTATGCGGAAGTTCCGGAAGTGTCATTCTCAAGAACCTATGTGTGTGAAGATATGTCAAAATGCCTCTGCTTCTATGACGCACCTGACGACGAGGCCGTCGTGAAAGCACGTGAAGCCGTGAAGGCACCGATCGACGACATCACCCGACTATCCTCAAGAAAGAAGTAA
- a CDS encoding DUF429 domain-containing protein, giving the protein MTKFMGLGWDVGGWMGKNHGLAVCVWDGESDCVVWPSQPFATAMPKDRLWRVSDLVEMMKSGDSFHEDIRITVGVDAPLGYPELFTQLLNGSKVKQTRPDREIDNRMAYRQTDRYIYKTRSKKPLSASFDRIGNNATVAMLHANQWREEEGFTLEPQDNSNGSSRTIIEVYPALVKMARYKKVQPFLEKQMPAGLDSGTDAYDAAICALYAMAYQTKGKLLPELVHPKVAELDQARHEGWIFPFEQIESE; this is encoded by the coding sequence ATGACAAAGTTCATGGGTCTGGGCTGGGATGTTGGCGGCTGGATGGGGAAGAATCACGGATTGGCAGTTTGCGTGTGGGACGGAGAATCCGACTGTGTGGTTTGGCCGAGTCAGCCTTTTGCAACCGCGATGCCAAAAGACCGGCTCTGGCGTGTTTCGGATTTGGTGGAAATGATGAAATCCGGTGATTCTTTCCATGAAGATATACGAATCACCGTCGGGGTGGATGCCCCTCTTGGTTATCCCGAGTTATTTACTCAGCTTTTGAACGGAAGTAAGGTGAAACAAACCCGGCCGGACCGGGAAATCGATAATCGCATGGCTTACCGGCAGACGGACCGTTACATTTATAAAACACGAAGCAAGAAACCGTTGTCCGCAAGCTTTGACCGGATCGGGAATAATGCAACAGTGGCGATGCTTCATGCAAATCAGTGGCGGGAAGAAGAAGGGTTTACCTTAGAGCCGCAGGATAACAGCAACGGATCTTCCAGAACGATCATCGAAGTGTATCCGGCACTCGTGAAAATGGCCCGCTATAAAAAAGTCCAGCCGTTTTTGGAAAAGCAGATGCCAGCAGGACTTGATTCAGGAACAGACGCCTATGATGCAGCCATTTGCGCGCTGTATGCCATGGCCTATCAGACGAAAGGGAAGCTGTTGCCGGAACTGGTACATCCAAAAGTGGCTGAACTGGACCAGGCCCGTCACGAAGGCTGGATCTTTCCGTTTGAACAGATTGAATCTGAATGA
- a CDS encoding Crp/Fnr family transcriptional regulator: protein MKPFLTRLQPHDYDLLMINAKEETFQEGDFVFKEGQSSDRIFFISKGTVRVHKELDPDKEITVFIRGELDSIGEIGIFSGNTYSNSAQAIEKTDVFYIEKEAMEKIIVDNGRIGLEFTRWIAESLEASKAKLRDYLAFGSEGAVASFFIRAANMYGKDMPDGILIKQVFAVQDIARHLGISRETVSRIISKWRQKDVLEKKYRFYHIKDIQFFRDILSCETCGVQNCVI from the coding sequence ATGAAACCGTTTTTAACCCGTCTGCAGCCCCATGACTACGATTTATTAATGATTAACGCCAAAGAAGAAACGTTTCAAGAGGGCGATTTTGTTTTTAAAGAAGGACAGAGTTCCGATCGGATATTTTTCATTTCTAAAGGAACCGTTCGTGTTCATAAAGAACTGGATCCGGATAAAGAGATTACCGTGTTTATTCGCGGTGAGCTGGATTCCATCGGTGAGATCGGCATTTTCAGCGGCAACACGTACTCGAATTCAGCCCAGGCCATTGAAAAAACAGATGTCTTTTATATCGAAAAAGAAGCTATGGAAAAAATCATTGTTGATAACGGAAGAATCGGACTTGAATTTACCCGATGGATCGCCGAATCCCTCGAAGCCTCAAAAGCGAAACTCCGCGACTATCTGGCTTTTGGTTCTGAAGGGGCGGTGGCTTCATTCTTCATTCGTGCCGCGAATATGTACGGAAAGGATATGCCTGATGGCATTCTGATTAAGCAGGTGTTCGCCGTGCAGGATATTGCGAGACATTTAGGGATTTCCAGGGAAACTGTCAGCCGGATCATCAGCAAATGGCGGCAAAAAGACGTCCTGGAGAAAAAATACCGATTTTATCATATTAAAGACATTCAATTTTTCAGGGACATCTTAAGCTGTGAAACATGCGGGGTACAGAACTGTGTGATTTGA
- a CDS encoding nitrate reductase subunit alpha: protein MANHRSRVWDKFKYLKPTEKIANEHTQITEESRSWEAIYKRRWQHDKVIRSTHGVNCTGSCSWDIYVKDGIVTWEGQALNYPTTGPDMPEYEPRGCPRGASFSWYIYSPLRVKYPYVRKILLELWRDAKQQHKSPLDAWKSIVEDPEKARSYKQARGKGGLVRADWQESKEMIAASMLYTSLTYGPDRNAGFSPIPAMSMVSHAAGARFMNLMGGPMLSFYDWYADLPPASPQIWGDQTDVPESADWFNSSYIMTWGSNVPLTRTPDAHFLAETRYKGTKVVSVSPDYAESTKFSDSWISIKQGTDGALAMAMGHVILKEFYHDQKTPHFEHYAREYTDLPFVLTLRETEQGLTPDRYLHATDVSMETGNDQWKPLVYNKATNAFASPTGTMGTRWEDKQKWTLDMVDEITGEDISPALSFMEETDETKEIILPNFTDETETVNYRAVPVKAVERNGETIYVTTVFDVMMANYGVDRGLGSQAAKDFDDLHPYTPAWQEAVTGVPKEQVIQIAREFAQNAIDTNGRSMIIMGAGINHWYNSDTIYRTVINLILLVGAQGVNGGGWAHYVGQEKLRPAEGWQTIMSGKDWQGPPRLQNGTSFYYFATDQWRYEDQGMNELASPTGKGARYNHPADYNVMAARLGWLPSYPTFNRNGMHLYEEAVEKGHTDAKAIGSYIADQLVNKKLQFAIEDPDNPVNFPRNLFVWRANLVSSSGKGHEYFLKHLLGTTHGLLGDDSDSLRPEEIKWHDQAPEGKLDLLINLEFRMSGTALYSDIVLPTATWYEKSDLSSTDMHPFVHPFNPAIQPLWESQSDWMIFKSIAKTVSDMAEKEDIASRKEVVATPMLHDTPQELAQPLGEIKDWSKGETEAIPGKTMPQIHVVERDYKNLYAKMTSLGPNVGTQPFGIKGMNWSMEEEYEDIKKRNGTVKEGFSEGCPDMSTDLKVAETILSLASTTNGKVAVKAWAALSEKTGRDYEDIAKEREGDHFTFDQISAQPKTVITSPAFSGSEKDGRRYSPFTMNVEQHIPWRTITGRQSFFLDHEMMHEFGESLATYKPILKHKPFLSGQPNKEGKEITLNFLTPHNKWSIHSMFFDSKPMLNLFRGGPTVWMNLDDAADADIEDNDWIEVYNRNGVVVARAVVSHRLPRGMAFMHHAQDRHIHTPGTDLTKNRGGTHNSPTKIHVKPTHMIGGYGQLSYGFNYYGPTGNQRDINVVIRKMKEVNWYEH from the coding sequence ATGGCGAATCATCGCTCGCGTGTATGGGACAAATTCAAATATTTAAAACCGACAGAGAAGATCGCAAACGAGCACACACAGATCACTGAAGAAAGCAGAAGCTGGGAAGCGATTTACAAGCGGCGCTGGCAGCACGACAAAGTCATCCGAAGTACACATGGTGTGAACTGCACGGGTTCCTGCAGCTGGGACATTTACGTGAAAGACGGCATTGTCACCTGGGAAGGGCAGGCACTGAATTACCCGACAACCGGACCGGATATGCCCGAGTATGAACCGAGGGGCTGTCCAAGAGGGGCAAGCTTCTCCTGGTATATTTACAGCCCCCTGCGGGTGAAATACCCGTACGTCCGGAAAATTCTTCTGGAACTCTGGCGGGATGCGAAACAGCAGCATAAAAGTCCTCTGGATGCCTGGAAAAGCATCGTTGAAGATCCTGAGAAGGCCAGATCCTATAAGCAGGCAAGAGGAAAAGGGGGGCTGGTCCGAGCGGACTGGCAGGAGTCGAAGGAAATGATTGCCGCCTCCATGCTCTACACCTCACTGACCTACGGACCCGACCGCAACGCCGGCTTTTCACCGATCCCGGCGATGTCGATGGTGAGCCACGCGGCAGGTGCCCGCTTTATGAACCTGATGGGAGGCCCGATGCTCAGTTTCTACGACTGGTACGCGGATCTTCCGCCGGCATCGCCTCAGATCTGGGGCGATCAGACGGATGTGCCGGAGAGTGCGGACTGGTTTAACAGCAGCTACATCATGACCTGGGGCTCCAATGTACCCTTGACGCGTACGCCGGATGCACACTTTTTGGCGGAAACCCGCTACAAAGGAACAAAAGTCGTCTCCGTCAGCCCGGATTATGCAGAATCCACGAAGTTCTCCGACAGCTGGATTTCCATTAAGCAAGGAACGGACGGGGCATTGGCCATGGCCATGGGACACGTCATCCTGAAGGAATTTTATCACGATCAAAAAACCCCGCACTTTGAACACTACGCACGTGAATATACCGATCTGCCGTTTGTTCTGACCCTCCGTGAAACAGAACAAGGTCTCACACCTGACCGGTATCTTCATGCCACGGACGTCAGTATGGAAACGGGCAACGACCAGTGGAAGCCGCTCGTGTATAACAAGGCGACGAATGCTTTTGCCTCGCCGACCGGAACGATGGGCACCCGCTGGGAAGACAAACAGAAATGGACCCTTGACATGGTGGATGAGATCACTGGAGAAGACATCTCTCCGGCACTCAGCTTCATGGAGGAAACCGATGAAACGAAGGAAATCATCTTACCGAACTTCACCGACGAGACGGAAACCGTCAACTACCGGGCCGTACCGGTGAAAGCCGTCGAACGAAACGGTGAAACGATCTATGTCACGACGGTCTTTGATGTGATGATGGCCAACTACGGTGTCGACCGGGGACTGGGATCGCAGGCAGCGAAGGATTTCGACGACCTGCATCCGTATACCCCGGCCTGGCAGGAGGCGGTGACGGGGGTGCCAAAGGAACAGGTCATTCAGATCGCCCGGGAATTTGCACAGAACGCCATCGATACCAACGGTCGCTCGATGATAATTATGGGCGCCGGCATCAACCACTGGTACAACTCGGACACCATCTACCGCACCGTGATCAACCTGATTCTCCTCGTCGGGGCACAGGGCGTCAATGGCGGCGGCTGGGCCCACTATGTAGGGCAGGAGAAGCTCCGTCCCGCGGAAGGCTGGCAGACGATCATGTCCGGTAAGGACTGGCAGGGTCCCCCAAGGCTGCAAAACGGGACGTCGTTCTACTACTTTGCGACGGATCAATGGCGCTATGAGGATCAGGGGATGAATGAACTGGCTTCGCCAACGGGAAAAGGCGCCCGCTACAATCACCCGGCAGACTATAACGTCATGGCGGCAAGACTGGGCTGGCTTCCGTCGTATCCGACCTTTAACCGAAACGGGATGCATCTGTACGAAGAAGCGGTAGAAAAGGGACATACCGATGCGAAAGCGATCGGCAGCTACATTGCAGATCAGCTCGTGAACAAAAAGCTGCAGTTTGCGATTGAAGACCCGGACAATCCGGTGAATTTCCCGAGAAATCTCTTCGTCTGGCGGGCGAATCTCGTCTCAAGCTCTGGCAAAGGCCATGAATATTTTCTGAAGCACCTCCTCGGTACGACCCATGGGCTCTTGGGGGACGACAGTGACAGCCTTCGCCCCGAAGAAATCAAATGGCACGATCAGGCACCGGAAGGGAAGCTGGATCTTCTGATTAACCTGGAGTTCCGGATGTCCGGAACGGCGCTGTATTCGGACATCGTTTTGCCTACGGCGACCTGGTATGAAAAGAGTGATCTGTCCAGTACGGATATGCACCCGTTCGTGCATCCGTTCAATCCGGCGATCCAGCCGTTATGGGAATCCCAGTCGGACTGGATGATATTCAAATCCATTGCAAAGACTGTCTCGGACATGGCCGAAAAAGAGGATATCGCATCCCGAAAAGAAGTGGTGGCCACCCCAATGCTGCATGACACACCGCAGGAACTGGCACAGCCGCTGGGTGAAATCAAAGACTGGTCCAAAGGGGAAACAGAAGCGATTCCCGGAAAGACGATGCCGCAGATTCACGTCGTCGAGCGGGATTACAAAAATCTCTATGCGAAAATGACCTCTCTCGGGCCGAATGTCGGAACGCAGCCTTTTGGCATCAAGGGCATGAACTGGTCCATGGAAGAAGAGTATGAAGACATTAAAAAGCGAAACGGGACGGTGAAGGAAGGCTTTAGCGAAGGGTGTCCGGATATGTCCACGGATCTGAAAGTGGCGGAAACGATCCTGTCTCTTGCTTCCACCACCAACGGAAAAGTGGCGGTGAAAGCCTGGGCGGCCCTGAGTGAGAAAACCGGACGGGATTATGAGGACATTGCCAAGGAACGGGAAGGTGACCACTTTACCTTTGATCAGATTTCCGCACAGCCGAAGACGGTCATTACGTCACCGGCCTTCAGCGGCAGTGAAAAAGATGGACGCCGGTACTCGCCGTTCACCATGAACGTGGAACAGCACATCCCGTGGCGCACCATTACCGGGAGACAGTCGTTCTTCCTCGATCATGAGATGATGCATGAATTCGGTGAATCCCTGGCCACGTACAAACCGATATTGAAGCACAAACCGTTTTTATCCGGCCAGCCGAATAAAGAAGGCAAGGAGATTACCCTGAACTTCCTGACACCGCACAACAAATGGTCCATCCATTCGATGTTTTTTGATTCCAAGCCGATGCTGAACCTCTTTCGGGGCGGGCCGACGGTCTGGATGAACCTCGACGACGCGGCGGATGCGGACATTGAAGACAATGACTGGATTGAAGTGTATAACCGAAACGGTGTTGTCGTCGCCAGAGCAGTCGTCTCGCACCGCCTGCCACGGGGGATGGCCTTTATGCACCACGCCCAGGACCGGCACATTCACACGCCGGGGACGGATCTGACGAAAAACCGGGGCGGCACGCACAACTCACCGACAAAAATCCATGTAAAACCGACCCATATGATCGGCGGCTATGGACAGCTGAGTTACGGTTTCAACTATTACGGACCGACAGGAAATCAGCGGGACATCAACGTGGTGATCCGGAAAATGAAGGAGGTCAACTGGTATGAACATTAA
- a CDS encoding ABC transporter ATP-binding protein, giving the protein MTASTAPLLSLSQVHKRFGQPSTAETVLKNISFDIHQGEFISLLGKSGCGKSTLLNLMGGFTKPSEGRITFEGKSITAPSRRAIMLFQDYALLPWRNVLSNVLIALEPEGLPAEEAKDRAMHYLKLVGLDQHAKQFPEQLSGGMKQRVAIARALAIRPELILMDEPFAALDTFNRYYLQDELLKIQQQEGTTIVLVTHDIEEAVYLSDRVFLMESDPGRIRKSIDIQYSKPRDRSHENFHYYRNWILDEFDFIHKQPEPEFLI; this is encoded by the coding sequence ATGACCGCATCAACTGCTCCTCTTCTATCCTTATCACAAGTACATAAACGATTCGGCCAGCCGTCGACTGCGGAAACGGTTCTGAAAAATATCTCATTTGATATTCATCAAGGTGAATTCATCTCACTTCTTGGAAAAAGTGGCTGCGGCAAAAGTACTTTGCTGAATCTGATGGGCGGATTCACCAAACCTTCCGAAGGCCGGATTACTTTTGAAGGGAAATCGATCACCGCACCTTCGAGACGGGCAATTATGCTGTTCCAGGACTATGCACTCCTGCCTTGGCGAAACGTCTTATCCAACGTCCTGATTGCACTTGAACCCGAAGGCCTCCCCGCGGAAGAAGCTAAGGACAGGGCCATGCATTATTTGAAGCTCGTCGGACTGGATCAGCACGCCAAACAGTTCCCGGAACAGCTCTCCGGCGGGATGAAACAGCGGGTTGCCATTGCGAGAGCCCTTGCGATCCGTCCGGAGCTGATCCTGATGGATGAACCATTTGCGGCTCTGGATACGTTCAACCGCTATTATCTTCAGGATGAACTGTTGAAAATCCAGCAGCAGGAAGGGACCACCATCGTGCTCGTCACCCACGATATTGAAGAAGCGGTTTACCTGTCTGACCGGGTGTTCCTGATGGAATCCGACCCCGGAAGAATCCGGAAAAGTATCGACATTCAATATTCCAAACCCAGAGACCGCTCCCACGAGAATTTTCATTACTACCGGAACTGGATTCTGGATGAATTTGATTTCATTCACAAACAGCCGGAACCGGAATTCCTGATTTAA
- a CDS encoding YwiC-like family protein: protein MKWYIPREHGAWAMLIVPFWSAAFAAGLSIHHLLFFTGIFAVYFAQAPLLTWVKNPSINDVWPSFILYLSTGLLFTVPYLVMDPALFVTGLLILPFFLMNILFAKLKKERWFINDLCAIAGLSGLGFLAWQLASLQVTHNAFLIVLFNFLFFTGSVFHVKSLIREKRNKRFIVTGKVYHALLIGFFSVYASWPLIAAGLLTFLKTMLLNEKILSRPGKIGVVEIVNSVVFFIAMALHF, encoded by the coding sequence ATGAAATGGTACATACCTAGAGAACACGGGGCGTGGGCAATGCTGATCGTTCCTTTCTGGTCGGCAGCCTTTGCAGCCGGACTATCGATTCATCATCTATTATTTTTCACCGGTATTTTCGCCGTCTATTTCGCACAGGCACCATTATTGACGTGGGTTAAAAATCCATCGATCAACGACGTCTGGCCTTCGTTCATCCTTTATCTTTCCACGGGGCTGCTGTTCACTGTTCCGTACCTTGTGATGGATCCTGCGTTATTCGTGACCGGACTCTTGATCCTTCCTTTTTTTCTGATGAATATTCTGTTCGCAAAGCTGAAGAAAGAGCGCTGGTTTATCAATGATTTATGTGCCATTGCCGGACTGTCCGGGCTCGGATTCCTCGCTTGGCAACTGGCCAGTTTACAGGTGACCCACAATGCCTTTTTGATCGTCTTATTCAACTTCCTCTTTTTCACCGGCAGCGTTTTCCATGTGAAGAGCCTGATCAGAGAGAAGAGAAACAAACGGTTCATAGTCACAGGGAAGGTGTATCACGCGCTGTTGATTGGTTTTTTCAGCGTCTATGCATCCTGGCCGTTGATCGCAGCCGGGCTGTTGACCTTTCTGAAAACCATGCTGCTCAATGAAAAAATCTTGAGCCGCCCTGGTAAAATCGGGGTCGTTGAAATCGTGAATTCCGTCGTCTTCTTCATCGCCATGGCACTTCATTTTTAG
- a CDS encoding TIGR04053 family radical SAM/SPASM domain-containing protein, giving the protein MKFPMNYDQDPFIVIWELTRACELKCLHCRAEAQYTRDPRELSFEEGKRFIDDFKNMNNPMLVFTGGDPLMRKDVFGIASYAIEQGIRVSMTPSATPNVTMEAMRKAKEIGLSRWAFSLDGPTAAIHDHFRGTDGSFQLTVDAISYLHELDMPVQINTVISKYNVDHLDEMAAVVEDLGCVLWSVFFLVPTGRGQENDMISPTEHERVMRWLYQISKTSSFDVKTTAAQHYRRVVLQEKQREANRSKEVQPEYQDVLQSGKTGTVDGLGRAPKGVNDGNGFVFVSHIGDVYPSGLLPVKVGNVREEPLSMIYRESPVMKALRSPDEYKGKCGVCEYKQVCGGSRSRAFAITGDYMESEPYCVYIPKAWRNKSTAQ; this is encoded by the coding sequence ATGAAATTCCCAATGAATTATGACCAGGACCCGTTTATTGTGATCTGGGAGCTGACCCGGGCTTGTGAATTGAAATGCCTGCATTGCAGAGCTGAAGCACAATATACGAGAGATCCCCGCGAACTGTCATTTGAGGAAGGGAAACGCTTCATCGACGATTTCAAAAACATGAATAACCCCATGCTCGTCTTTACCGGGGGAGATCCATTGATGCGTAAAGATGTCTTTGGTATTGCTTCTTACGCGATTGAGCAGGGAATCCGTGTCTCCATGACCCCGTCAGCCACCCCGAACGTCACGATGGAAGCGATGCGAAAAGCGAAAGAAATTGGCTTATCCCGCTGGGCATTCAGTCTAGACGGCCCGACGGCGGCGATCCATGATCATTTCCGGGGAACGGACGGTTCATTTCAACTGACGGTGGATGCGATTTCTTACTTGCATGAACTGGATATGCCCGTGCAAATCAATACCGTCATTTCCAAATACAACGTCGATCACCTGGATGAGATGGCTGCGGTCGTTGAAGACCTCGGATGCGTCCTCTGGAGTGTCTTTTTCCTCGTCCCGACAGGCCGGGGACAGGAGAATGACATGATCTCTCCGACTGAACATGAGCGGGTGATGCGCTGGCTGTATCAGATTTCCAAAACCTCTTCCTTTGACGTCAAAACCACCGCCGCCCAGCACTACCGGAGAGTTGTTCTTCAGGAAAAACAGCGGGAAGCCAACCGTTCAAAAGAAGTTCAGCCTGAATATCAGGATGTCTTACAGTCCGGTAAAACCGGCACAGTTGACGGATTGGGCAGAGCACCCAAGGGGGTCAACGACGGGAATGGCTTCGTCTTCGTCTCGCATATCGGGGATGTGTATCCCAGCGGGTTGTTGCCGGTGAAGGTTGGAAATGTAAGAGAGGAACCGTTATCCATGATTTACCGGGAATCGCCGGTCATGAAAGCGTTGCGTTCCCCCGACGAATACAAAGGAAAATGCGGGGTGTGCGAATATAAACAGGTGTGTGGCGGTTCGAGATCGAGAGCGTTTGCGATCACGGGAGATTATATGGAGAGCGAACCTTATTGTGTCTATATACCAAAAGCCTGGCGTAATAAATCAACTGCTCAATGA
- a CDS encoding ABC transporter permease has product MRHWQTLMFVVLSFTLLILIWQSTIWIGDYPEALLPSPWMVLLGIISLIADGTMFEHVRISLFRFFSGYITAALAAIILGLILGRSKIMWRLVEPIVQVVRPVAPVAWSPFIVLWFGIGNMPAIVIIFIAAFFPVLLSTVSAVKKIDRTYLKLAENLEISQTSLLWKIILPAAFPYIANGLHIAVGTAWIFLVAGEMIGAQSGLGYLIVDARNALDLDLVLAGIVFIGLLGLLLDKSLGLVEKRIGKVWGRQEAVE; this is encoded by the coding sequence ATGCGCCATTGGCAAACACTCATGTTCGTTGTTCTCTCCTTCACGCTGCTTATCCTGATTTGGCAGAGCACCATCTGGATCGGTGATTATCCTGAAGCTTTATTACCCTCTCCCTGGATGGTGCTCCTTGGTATCATCAGCCTGATTGCTGACGGGACCATGTTCGAACACGTCCGCATCAGTCTGTTCCGGTTCTTCTCGGGCTATATCACCGCAGCTTTGGCTGCCATTATTCTCGGTTTGATTTTAGGGCGTTCCAAAATCATGTGGCGTCTGGTTGAACCGATCGTTCAAGTCGTGAGACCCGTGGCACCTGTTGCCTGGTCGCCGTTTATCGTGCTCTGGTTCGGGATCGGCAACATGCCCGCCATCGTCATCATTTTCATCGCCGCATTCTTTCCGGTCCTGCTCTCCACCGTTTCTGCGGTGAAGAAGATTGACCGGACGTACCTGAAGCTTGCTGAAAATCTGGAAATCAGCCAGACGTCGCTCCTTTGGAAAATCATTTTGCCTGCGGCATTTCCCTATATCGCCAACGGTTTGCATATCGCCGTCGGTACCGCCTGGATCTTCCTCGTTGCAGGGGAAATGATCGGTGCCCAATCCGGTCTTGGTTACCTGATCGTCGATGCCCGAAATGCCCTGGATCTCGATTTAGTCCTTGCAGGCATCGTCTTTATCGGTTTACTCGGCCTTCTCCTCGACAAGTCCCTCGGTCTGGTGGAAAAACGGATCGGCAAAGTGTGGGGGCGTCAGGAAGCCGTTGAATAA